One genomic segment of Protaetiibacter intestinalis includes these proteins:
- a CDS encoding IS110 family transposase, with the protein MSMQHVPSHRRVVVGVDTHKHVRVAVAVDELGAVLDRRSFAADSGGYGQLIDWGESFGGKLTFGIEGTGSYGAGLAGAVRHRGVGTLEVMRTDRRDRRLRGKSDTIDAENAARAVLAGLATAVPKSADGTVEMIRQIKVAKDVAVKARTSAMISLKQVLVNAPDDLRQELQPLTKMALIHRCAALRPGRVTSIIASTKHTLRSIARRWEVLDTEISDHEKLLAELTSLVAPDLAKALPSDPTPPRRCSSSPATTPNASARRPRSRDSAASPRSRRLRA; encoded by the coding sequence ATGAGCATGCAGCACGTCCCCTCTCACCGTCGAGTCGTCGTCGGTGTCGACACGCACAAACACGTCCGCGTCGCGGTCGCCGTCGACGAACTCGGCGCGGTCCTCGACCGCCGGTCGTTCGCCGCCGACTCCGGTGGCTACGGCCAGCTGATCGACTGGGGCGAATCGTTCGGCGGGAAGCTCACCTTCGGGATCGAAGGCACTGGCTCCTATGGGGCGGGCCTCGCTGGCGCAGTCCGTCACCGCGGGGTCGGGACCCTCGAGGTGATGCGCACGGATCGTCGTGACCGGCGACTGCGCGGCAAGTCAGACACGATCGACGCGGAGAACGCCGCCAGAGCGGTTCTCGCGGGACTTGCCACCGCGGTCCCGAAGTCAGCCGACGGGACGGTGGAGATGATTCGCCAGATCAAGGTCGCAAAAGACGTCGCCGTCAAGGCGCGGACCTCCGCGATGATCAGCCTCAAGCAGGTCCTCGTGAACGCCCCAGACGACCTGCGGCAGGAGCTGCAACCTCTCACGAAGATGGCACTCATCCACCGCTGCGCAGCCCTTCGCCCAGGAAGAGTGACGAGCATCATCGCGTCAACGAAGCACACCCTCCGGTCGATCGCTCGACGCTGGGAGGTGCTCGACACCGAGATCTCCGACCACGAGAAGCTCCTGGCAGAGTTGACCTCGCTGGTTGCTCCCGACCTCGCGAAGGCGTTGCCGTCGGACCCGACACCGCCGCGGAGATGCTCATCGTCGCCGGCGACAACCCCGAACGCATCCGCTCGGAGGCCGCGTTCGCGAGACTCTGCGGCGTCGCCCCGATCCCGGCGTCTTCGGGCATGA
- a CDS encoding transposase gives MLIVAGDNPERIRSEAAFARLCGVAPIPASSGMTTRHRLNRGGHRQANAALYRVVIVRMQHHEPTKAYVARRITEGKTKSEIIRCLKRLLARELWAAMRPIREARPPLRIAA, from the coding sequence ATGCTCATCGTCGCCGGCGACAACCCCGAACGCATCCGCTCGGAGGCCGCGTTCGCGAGACTCTGCGGCGTCGCCCCGATCCCGGCGTCTTCGGGCATGACGACACGTCACCGACTCAATCGCGGCGGCCACCGGCAAGCTAACGCCGCCCTCTACCGTGTCGTCATCGTCCGCATGCAGCACCACGAGCCGACCAAGGCCTACGTCGCCCGCCGGATCACCGAGGGCAAGACGAAATCCGAGATCATCCGCTGCCTGAAAAGGCTCCTCGCCCGAGAGCTCTGGGCCGCGATGCGTCCCATCCGCGAAGCCCGCCCGCCCCTCCGAATCGCCGCTTGA
- a CDS encoding alpha/beta hydrolase fold domain-containing protein, translating into MTTVVPLANEPQFDPQLAELLPALKGFVPVGMTMEQLEYFRGMPQPSIEEQINGRPVTSVDHTIRGYNGDEIVVSVISREDHQEARGGVLGIHGGGMVMCNRFASAYPLIDWAMELDIVSVTVEYRLAPEHPYPYGVEDCYAALEWMHANATELRIDPEKLVVFGGSGGGGLAAGTTLLARDRKGPKLRGQLLQCPMIDDRNETLSAHQFDNVGVWDRTSNITAWDAILAGSRGQEDVSMYAAPARSKDLSGLPPTFIDVGGAEVFRDEAIAYATGILNAGGEAELHVWGAAFHGFYDIAPNSAVARSCIAARDQWISRILSR; encoded by the coding sequence ATGACGACCGTTGTTCCGCTCGCCAACGAACCCCAGTTTGACCCGCAGCTTGCCGAACTCCTGCCTGCCCTTAAGGGATTTGTCCCCGTAGGGATGACGATGGAGCAACTCGAGTACTTTCGGGGGATGCCCCAGCCGTCTATCGAGGAACAGATTAATGGTCGACCTGTGACATCGGTTGATCACACCATCCGCGGCTATAACGGTGACGAAATCGTTGTCTCGGTTATCTCTCGGGAAGATCATCAGGAGGCGCGCGGAGGTGTCTTGGGGATCCACGGCGGTGGGATGGTGATGTGCAACAGGTTTGCTTCTGCGTATCCCCTCATTGACTGGGCCATGGAGCTCGACATCGTCTCTGTGACAGTCGAGTATCGATTGGCGCCTGAGCACCCGTATCCATACGGCGTCGAGGATTGCTACGCAGCGCTCGAATGGATGCATGCCAACGCCACAGAACTGCGGATTGACCCCGAGAAGCTAGTTGTATTCGGGGGCAGTGGCGGCGGCGGTCTTGCCGCCGGGACGACGCTACTCGCACGTGACCGTAAAGGTCCGAAGCTTCGGGGTCAACTGTTGCAGTGCCCGATGATCGACGATCGCAATGAGACACTCTCGGCCCACCAATTCGACAACGTTGGTGTCTGGGACCGCACGAGCAACATCACTGCTTGGGACGCAATTCTGGCCGGATCGCGGGGGCAGGAAGATGTGTCCATGTATGCGGCCCCTGCGCGGTCAAAGGACTTGAGTGGACTGCCACCGACGTTCATCGATGTCGGAGGGGCGGAGGTCTTCCGAGACGAAGCGATCGCGTATGCCACAGGAATCCTGAATGCTGGGGGAGAGGCAGAACTCCACGTGTGGGGAGCGGCGTTCCATGGCTTCTACGACATCGCTCCCAATTCGGCGGTAGCGCGATCCTGCATCGCTGCGCGCGACCAGTGGATCTCACGTATTCTTTCACGCTGA